The genomic stretch atgaattaattaataagatgTCATTAATGGGTTAGCATGATATTTATGAATGTACATGTTATcgttaattaatattaataactcaatttaatttttttaatatctttaCTTAATTATTTAATGGGTTCCAATAATATTAGGGTCTCTTTAAGAAACCTATGGACTATTTTCCTTCTTTTGTAAGGTTTCAATTTAAGAATATTGTTTTCattcttttgtaaatatttaagaATTTCTTGATTATAGTTAACTGGTGAATATAAGAGGCTTATATGTATATCTATGTTCGGCCGACTAAATAATTGAAGATGCTCAAGTGATATTTAAGttttcggtcgatcgataaaAAATTTTGGGTCGACTGATAAATTAAACATGATTTTATCATATCAATTATTGAATCGATCGTTTAGTCGATGAAACATTTTTTaggtgagtttttaaaataattaagcttttttaattttaattttaaaataattttaataagttttaaaataatttaattaagttttaaaataattttaattaagtttttaaaataattttaagttttaaaataattttattaagtttttaaaataattttaatttaatttttaaaataattttattaagataattttttttaaaaaaaattattttgtttttaagttttttttaaaaataatttagttaagtgttttattttttattttttaaaaatatttgaattaaattaaattttaattaaagttaaggttgaattaaatttgaatttgaatttaagtttttaattgaattaaatttttgaataaaaagGTTGTTGAAtacatgttagattcaaacttagctttgagtTAATCAAATAGACtttctaaggataagttttcagttcagtggtgAAGCATATgatcttcttgtgtatcaacgttggatcacttgctgaatactttccaaaatagtactgcccaaaaaacttaatactaagttttggtttaactagcccatgtttgactgaggtagcttcgatcagatccactaagtctagttcaCCAGGTAACTTAGATAtgatctatctaagtaatgaatttgactcttagagaTCAAATAGAGATTTGATTTAGTTGATTCGTTAAAAATTTTATTGGAATATATGTTTGGACTTAACTTCTAATATTTTGACCGGTTAAAGACCGatataatttgtttattttatttggtttataGTAAAGAAATAGGGGaagagtcaaaaaaaaaaaaaaaaaaaaaaaaaaaaaaaaaaaaaaaggacaaatTTATAGATTAGTATATTAGGGAGTAAAAAACAAAGTTTTAGAAAGGGTAAAATAAGATTTTCTCATAAAAATATGTTTATGATTGGGAAATTTTCTCTCCCTAGATTAATCAACTTAATGattttttgtttgcaaaaataacaatacaaatgTACTAAAAGTTTGGCTAACTCTATGAATAAATCATGTTGGGTTAGGTGCATGCCAAAATTTGTATTGTTTAAATTGGTTTAATAAGAGAATCCAATTAAATTAAATCCAGTCTAAAatgattattaaattaaattgagtaGATGCAAATAAAAATGGAAGACAATTTATACCATAAATTCTCCAATGAGCACATCCTACTAATCCTAATAATCCCTCTGTTTGATTATTAAAGGTCCAGATTTAAGATACCATAAAATTCTCCAACTaccttatttattattattattattttctaaataACTGTTTTTTGCTTATTTAAAGATTATATGTTTTAGCTTGGGCTGGGCCGGAATAAGTTTTCATTGAGCCAACCCGGTATTCCGGCCTTGGCCTATTGATAAGTCGTCATCACTGGGAAAATATAGCTTTGCCCCGAGTACTACCGACGAGACCTTGATCGCCCCTCGGTTTTTTGCTCGTCACATCCTCCGTTATCGAATCCTCCAAATCTTCGATTCCGGAGTCCGATCGACGAATAAGTGTTAGCTAAATCCTAAATCCTTGAATGCGAGAACCCCGCGTCTCCCCGCTTTCGGTTTTTATACAATGGGCGCGAGCAGGAAGCTGCAGGGCGAGATCGATCGAGTACTGAAGAAGGTACAGGAAGGCGTCGACGTCTTCGATAGCATTTGGAACAAGGTAGCCGAGTTTCCACGTCGGTTTCATTATTGGTTCCGTGTGTGTGTGTGATAACCTGATGTCTTTGTAGGTTTATGATACGGAGAATGTGAACCAGAAGGAGAAGTTCGAGGCGGACTTGAAGAAGGAAATCAAGAAGCTGCAGCGGTATCGTGATCAGATCAAGACATGGATTCAGTCGAGCGAGATAAAGGATAAAAAGGTTGGTTTTTTAGTGGATTCAGTGCATTGCATTTTGCAATGGCTTCTCTGCTACTGCCTCGTGCTTATACCGTCTTTCGTTTTTGATCTCTGCTCTGGAGATCGTTGTGACCGTGGGCGACATCTATGAGCGAAATTTTTTAATCCCTCTCATCTGCATGGAAAACTTTCCTCTATttcctttaaatttaaaataaaattctctcCTTTGATTGCATGGAATGGTAATAGGTTTTTCAAAAACCAGCCCTAggtggtgttggtctttaaaaacCAACACCACACCTTGGTCTTTAAAAGACCAGCACCAAGGTGGTGTTGGTGTTTAAAAACCAGCACCACTTGATGCCCTTGGTGCTGGTTTTTAAAAAACATGACATCACAGCTGTGGTGGCTGGTGTATTTAAGTTGTGTGCTGATTTTAAAAATCAGAGTGGTTGTTGCATGCAATCAAATAagagagaattttattttaaattaagagGAAAGAtagaaaagttgttgcatgcagatgagagttATTAAAAAATTTCACTCAAAGCCGCATCAGGTGCCCACGTAAGATGTTGGCCACAATCGCTCATATAAAGCTGTgcaggattatatatatatatatatatatatatattggtttaTGGGCAAAGAAAATTGCTTTACTGCACAATCTGTGGTGCTTTTATGCATCATCTCATAGCTCCATGAAACAAAAGTATTTTTTGCACACTAGATTGTAATTGAGCTTGAATGATCCACTGAAGATGTATATTAATTCTCCCACATCAATTCTAAACTTTTAGGctataatatcataagttgtgtTTTTAGAAGCTGGATTTTGGACTTACCAGTTACGTTTTCAGATTAGTTGAAGTGCTATTACAATAACTTCGTTGAATGTGGATTGTATTTGTGATTGTGCTACTTATTTATATGAATCACCTCATCTTTTCTATCCCGTTTGCTAATATGTGATTCTTTGTTTTTGATGATGTCAGCAGTTTGTAGTGTTAGTTGAGTGgttttcttttttaaaacataAGGTCTCATGGTTCTGTGGTTGATAATCAGTTTCATTACATACCTTGACATAGGTTAGTGCCTCTTATGAGCAGGCTCTCATGGATGCTCGCAAGCTCATTGAACGTGAAATGGAAAGATTCAAGGTTTGCGAAAAAGAGACAAAGACAAAAGCATTTTCCAAGGAAGGTTTAGGCCAGCAACCGAAGACAGTAAGTTTGATGTTTGCAAATTCTCTTCACTAATGGTTGACTTTGATGTACAAGACTCCACTTTATTCAGttacaaaataaaatttccctattAGATGTTTGTCATCATTCTCAAATGTGcttattcatttttaaaaataatttaggcTAGCTACTGATTGTTCTGAGAGGGAAATGACGTTTTTTCTCAAGAAGACTGACAATTTTGAGAACCTCTGGAGGTGTACGTAAATATAAATAAGAGGTCCAACCTATGGCAATTGATATGCCTATGTTGAAACTTTATATGCTTTTACTTGTTAGTCCTCATAACGGTTCATCAACCTGCGGAAgtattttatgtatatatttacatGCACATCTAATGAATGCTGAATTTCTCTAGTGCTCTTCCGATAAAAATGGCTTAGATGTTTCTCTTTGTTACTTCTTATTCCATATTGGAGATATTATTTGAGAAGTTAATCTATTTGACTAATTCAGACATGTATTACTTAGACATTGCCAAGACTGGTCCCATCCATTGTTGAAAATTGTGGAGGATTTTGCTAAGCCTGAGCATTTAGTGTTGTTCAAACACAAGTCTAGGTAATCATCTAGAGACTTGATTATCGCAAATGAGTTTACCTATATGGAGCTCAATGATGGGATAAGATTTATGTAGTCTGAATGGCTTCTTGTTGTATCTTTCCATACTTAAAATTCTTCAActccattttatttatttttgaaacgCAGCTTATTTGACATTTTCTTTGTGCAATGAATAGGATCCAAAAGAGAAGGCCAAATCAGAAACGAGGGACTGGCTCAACAATGTGGTACATGTGCATTTTATCTATGCCATCTTCATTCTTTTATTCTGTCGCTGTcatgtttttcaatttttcataactttttTTAATGCTTGTCCACCTCATGAATCTTGGCAAATCTTTTTACTGAATCCTGTTTCATCTGTCTTGTTTATTGTTGAACTGAGCAACTACATTATGCGGGTGATTAATTTTAGGTTGGAGATTTGGAGACTCAAATTGACCACTTTGAAGCTGAAATGGAAGGGCTCTCTGTCAAGAAAGGGAAAACAAGGCCACCTCGCCTGGTAGTTAATATAACATGCTATCATGCAGAATTACTCAGCAAATACACTATACTTGATATGGTGCATCTTGTTTCAGACACATCTGGAGACATCCATCACCAGGCACAAAGCTCATGTTATGAAGTCGGAGTTGATTTTGAGACTGTTGGACAATGATGAGTTGAGTCCTGATCAGGTTAATGATGTCAAAGACTTTCTTGAAGATTATGTTGAACGTAATCAGGTATCTTAGCTACTGGTTGGAGTCTTTTCTGTTTCTTTCCCTACTGTCCACATAATCAGTTTTTCTATGTGGTTTTGATGGTGTCCATTTCATTATTTTTGAAGGAGGATTTTGATGAATTTAGTGACGTTGATGAACTTTACGTCTCTCTACCACTTGATAAGGTAGAAGCACTGGAAGATCTTGTTTCGCTTGGTCCTTCCAGTCTTACTAAGGTAACTTGTCATTTCTCATTTATGTCCTTCCAGTCTTACTAAGGTAACTTGTCATTTCTCATTTATCTTTTGTTTGATATGATcttgattttgaagagaaatgtGATGATCACTTAATATCAGTGGATCAGTTTGACCATAACTGTCTTATCGCATCATTAGGTTTTCATttggatttataaaaaaaaacatgcaaaTTTCATGCTTTCTTCTTGcacttcctttttttttaatttttttttttcaaagatgaATCTTTTTAGCTATTTCTATTTTCTGTTCTAAAATTGCTTTATGAAAGAACTTTGCCGAGAAGAGAGGTGAGAAAATTGATTTCAACGATGAGCTACTTCTGTTTTCAAGGTACATTTATTAAGAAACTTAAAGGTAATTTTGACTTTCGTTGTTGGAAAAGAAGAATTAAGCCAGTCAATGTCTGTCCTATGCTCACATAGAAGAATTGATGGTTGTGTTGGGATCTGACCATTGATTGCCAAACATTAAAAAAAGGATGATAGTTGCGGTCATTGACTCTTTCCTTATCAAAGAAAATTGCCTTCTACTTGGAAAATAGCATGTATATATCCTTTGAAACATAGTAACCTTTCTTAGTTCCAACTCAAGATTCAGTTGCATATTTTCATTCTTGCAAAATcataaaatttgagaatatgtCATTATAATTATTATTGGTTGTTGCCATTAGCATAAACATGGACCCAGGGCAATTGCTATTAAATTTTGTCCTACTGAGGATGAGATAGAGTGGATTTTCTTTAGCTACTGAAGCTCACTATGTCTGTAGTTCAAAACACAAGCTTGGCGAagtatgaggattttattgattcaaatgaatcattatatgcaAATGGTTCAGTGTTTTTTGAAGTGTCAAGGCGTCCCATGGCGCCGGAAGCGTCGCACGACGCCTCTGCCAGAGCCAGAAGCGTCGCGCGACACCTCCGCCATTGTAGGAAGCGTTGTGGGATACTTCTGGCGTCGTCTCGCGCCGGTCGTGTGATGGTGCGTATTGTTACCGAAAAGGAAAAaaagatttaattatttaaacaaTTCCCAACTGAGGTGTGATATTTCGAATAGGCTttcataaatcctaattaaattatccctataaaatatataaaaaatatatttaaaattatttttttttaaaaaatattaattcatattacaaaaattctttttttttactgttttaaattttatttaaaaattctaaaaaaataaaaaatctaataaatcatatgtatattctgataatttattattattattttgtattttttactaattaattgatattttgatattttttactattttaaatatatattatttaaactaataattaattaaatgaacaaataattaatttatataattatgatgtatcaattttaattggaGTTATTAatatatcttttttaaaaaattatatttaattattttttctaaccatattaagtttttcaaataacttatataaaatcaatatataatttttttttaaattatacacaatagacatatttatttaataattactagatatgtaaataaaaaaaaaatcgaaaccGTATTGGTACGGTACGATACCGAAACCATATCGTTCCGGTCTGGACCGAAATTTCGGcatgggtcgaaattttaaaccttgaaatGGTTGTAGCAATTTGTGGGCGAAGGTAGGGAATGAATAGATGCTGCAGAACAGGAAGAGAAAAAAGAGTGAATAGGAAATATTTTAGATAAGAAAGTAAACTCAATCACTTAAACTAATCAGTCCAACCAAATTTATGTCGTGTGTTCTATATCTCATTATTTGTGCATTTATGTCCATCGAACTAATTGTAGGTATTTCATTGGTCTTATTATATGTCCCTCTAGGGGTTCTTATTTAGCATTTACTTTTCCCTTCTTTCTCCATTCATGAACCAGAAGAATTTCCAAGTTTTTAGATATCTTTTGTAATTTCGTCTGGCCTGAAAATCTGTATGTATTGGTTGATCAGGTTCTTATATCGACATGCTTCATTGTTTGCTTGCATAATTTTATGCTGAGTAAGCACCACAtttgcacaattttttttttttaagagatGGTGCTTCACTTGCAGTATATATCATTTATTTTGTCTCACATATGTTTACATATTCAGAGTGTCTGGAATTTGAACTAATTTTAAGAACATATCTGCATTACAAGAGCATGGAGAGCAGGAGCCTCATGCAATGGTTATGTTTGAAATGTTACTAAAAGATGCTCTACTTTCTTTCTGTTCTTTATTTACAAAAACTAGTTCTGTAGCTTGTCCTTTTCCCCTACAACTCTTTCTTTTCTGTCCTATTATTTTGCAAACAAGATAAAAGTTGTAAACTTCCTTCATGGTTTTGTATAATGTTTCTTTATTAATTTGTTGCAGATCGCTTTGTCATCGGCAGAGTCACAACACACATTTCAGGATCAAGGTGAAGATGCAGTTCCTCAGGAAAGTAATTCTGATGCCACATCAAAAACTCTACCTTCAACCATGTCTTTGGCACCAACACTCCTTCCAGCTAATAGTTCTGGGGTATCTGTGGTCCCTACTTCAGCTGTGAGTGCTAGCATTCCTGTACATCCATCCACTTCTGCACCAACAGCTTCAGTTTTACTTTCTGGTCCACCAAGTGCAAAAAGTGTTACAGAGAGCTCTGTTGCTGTCTCTTCGTCCCTTCCCTCAGCCAACTCAGTGAGGGAGGAAGATACAACCTTCCCTGGGCGAAGGCCTTCACCAGCCATCCCAGAAATTGTAGGGAAAGGTATTAGCAGAGGGATATCTAACCCTGCATCAATCAGTACTAACATGGCTTTCAGTTCAGCCAGTGCAATATCTGAAAATGTTACTGTTGGTTCTGTTCCAGCATTATCTGATATATCTAAGCCTAACTCTTTAAATGTCGACGAGAGAATTGGAAGTGAACTTGCACAGCCATTGGTTTCTCCTATAAATAACAGAATCCTATTGCAATCATTGC from Zingiber officinale cultivar Zhangliang chromosome 5B, Zo_v1.1, whole genome shotgun sequence encodes the following:
- the LOC121984876 gene encoding general negative regulator of transcription subunit 3-like isoform X3, giving the protein MGASRKLQGEIDRVLKKVQEGVDVFDSIWNKVYDTENVNQKEKFEADLKKEIKKLQRYRDQIKTWIQSSEIKDKKVSASYEQALMDARKLIEREMERFKVCEKETKTKAFSKEGLGQQPKTDPKEKAKSETRDWLNNVVGDLETQIDHFEAEMEGLSVKKGKTRPPRLTHLETSITRHKAHVMKSELILRLLDNDELSPDQVNDVKDFLEDYVERNQEDFDEFSDVDELYVSLPLDKVEALEDLVSLGPSSLTKIALSSAESQHTFQDQGEDAVPQESNSDATSKTLPSTMSLAPTLLPANSSGVSVVPTSAVSASIPVHPSTSAPTASVLLSGPPSAKSVTESSVAVSSSLPSANSVREEDTTFPGRRPSPAIPEIVGKGISRGISNPASISTNMAFSSASAISENVTVGSVPALSDISKPNSLNVDERIGSELAQPLVSPINNRILLQSLPKTNDGTSSNDSNNVGETPISGGRVFSPSLVPGVQWRAQGAAFQNANESGQFRGRPEIAPDQREKFLQRLQQVQQGHSNLLNVSHISGANHKQFTTQQQSSLLQQFSPQNAPVAPHITLGLGVHGAGFGSVSPQQQPTILQQSSQHPAVSSGMKDGEDQQQQWHNMSEDLITDPISSPSLNKIIGDDDLKTSYTGTGPASAAESSQLSRENEMSLGQPLQAGQSSASLGVIGRRSALDLGAIGDNINGLAGNSGGMHDQIYNLQMLEAAYYKLPQSRDSERAKTYVPRHPAITPASYPQTQAPIIDNPAFWERSGLDPMGTDALFFAFYYQQNTPQQYLAARELKRQFWRFHKKFNTWFQRHEEPKVTNDNFERGNYVYFDFHIANDGSQHGWCQRIKTDFTFEYDFLEDELVV
- the LOC121984876 gene encoding general negative regulator of transcription subunit 3-like isoform X1 encodes the protein MGASRKLQGEIDRVLKKVQEGVDVFDSIWNKVYDTENVNQKEKFEADLKKEIKKLQRYRDQIKTWIQSSEIKDKKVSASYEQALMDARKLIEREMERFKVCEKETKTKAFSKEGLGQQPKTDPKEKAKSETRDWLNNVVGDLETQIDHFEAEMEGLSVKKGKTRPPRLTHLETSITRHKAHVMKSELILRLLDNDELSPDQVNDVKDFLEDYVERNQEDFDEFSDVDELYVSLPLDKVEALEDLVSLGPSSLTKIALSSAESQHTFQDQGEDAVPQESNSDATSKTLPSTMSLAPTLLPANSSGVSVVPTSAVSASIPVHPSTSAPTASVLLSGPPSAKSVTESSVAVSSSLPSANSVREEDTTFPGRRPSPAIPEIVGKGISRGISNPASISTNMAFSSASAISENVTVGSVPALSDISKPNSLNVDERIGSELAQPLVSPINNRILLQSLPKTNDGTSSNDSNNVGETPISGGRVFSPSLVPGVQWRAQGAAFQNANESGQFRGRPEIAPDQREKFLQRLQQVQQGHSNLLNVSHISGANHKQFTTQQQSSLLQQFSPQNAPVAPHITLGLGVHGAGFGSVSPQQQPTILQQSSQHPAVSSGMKDGDAAHANANAEDQQQQWHNMSEDLITDPISSPSLNKIIGDDDLKTSYTGTGPASAAESSQLSRENEMSLGQPLQAGQSSASLGVIGRRSALDLGAIGDNINGLAGNSGGMHDQIYNLQMLEAAYYKLPQSRDSERAKTYVPRHPAITPASYPQTQAPIIDNPAFWERSGLDPMGTDALFFAFYYQQNTPQQYLAARELKRQFWRFHKKFNTWFQRHEEPKVTNDNFERGNYVYFDFHIANDGSQHGWCQRIKTDFTFEYDFLEDELVV
- the LOC121984876 gene encoding general negative regulator of transcription subunit 3-like isoform X2 produces the protein MGASRKLQGEIDRVLKKVQEGVDVFDSIWNKVYDTENVNQKEKFEADLKKEIKKLQRYRDQIKTWIQSSEIKDKKALMDARKLIEREMERFKVCEKETKTKAFSKEGLGQQPKTDPKEKAKSETRDWLNNVVGDLETQIDHFEAEMEGLSVKKGKTRPPRLTHLETSITRHKAHVMKSELILRLLDNDELSPDQVNDVKDFLEDYVERNQEDFDEFSDVDELYVSLPLDKVEALEDLVSLGPSSLTKIALSSAESQHTFQDQGEDAVPQESNSDATSKTLPSTMSLAPTLLPANSSGVSVVPTSAVSASIPVHPSTSAPTASVLLSGPPSAKSVTESSVAVSSSLPSANSVREEDTTFPGRRPSPAIPEIVGKGISRGISNPASISTNMAFSSASAISENVTVGSVPALSDISKPNSLNVDERIGSELAQPLVSPINNRILLQSLPKTNDGTSSNDSNNVGETPISGGRVFSPSLVPGVQWRAQGAAFQNANESGQFRGRPEIAPDQREKFLQRLQQVQQGHSNLLNVSHISGANHKQFTTQQQSSLLQQFSPQNAPVAPHITLGLGVHGAGFGSVSPQQQPTILQQSSQHPAVSSGMKDGDAAHANANAEDQQQQWHNMSEDLITDPISSPSLNKIIGDDDLKTSYTGTGPASAAESSQLSRENEMSLGQPLQAGQSSASLGVIGRRSALDLGAIGDNINGLAGNSGGMHDQIYNLQMLEAAYYKLPQSRDSERAKTYVPRHPAITPASYPQTQAPIIDNPAFWERSGLDPMGTDALFFAFYYQQNTPQQYLAARELKRQFWRFHKKFNTWFQRHEEPKVTNDNFERGNYVYFDFHIANDGSQHGWCQRIKTDFTFEYDFLEDELVV